From a region of the Rhipicephalus microplus isolate Deutch F79 chromosome X, USDA_Rmic, whole genome shotgun sequence genome:
- the LOC119176763 gene encoding lysosomal aspartic protease, translating to MSTPVSSQATLLLLCTLISGSLGQLSIQLGLNLRNVTELKLARAPGDPIPVVLNNYQNMQYYGVLTIGTPPQTFKLFMDTGSSNFWVPSAKCDDSMACRDHAKYDSTKSSTYTKNGRSIRIRYSGGIVRGFTSIDNVGIGPATVQQYKFAEMDHSDGKLFKNAKYDGIFGLAFPSISQNNQLPLFDAMVKQGVVRQAVFSLHLSKQPSEQNGGEIYFGGINTRRYTGDVHYVAVNKAGHWQITMDNMDVKGTKLCIGGCNAVVDSGTSFVSGPPKDVETLHKVIGAKRTGPGYYEVDCNEISKLPPITFNLNGKAFPLKGEDYTIKIPVQGGVQCFTRISEEERSELWILGALFTQSYYTVFDRSQNRVGFATAV from the exons ATGTCCACCCCGGTGTCGTCCCAGGCCACGCTCCTGTTACTTTGCACGCTGATCAGTGGCTCTCTTGGACAGCTGAG CATCCAACTGGGATTGAATTTGCGTAATGTCACCGAGCTCAAGCTTGCACGAGCACCTGGCGACCCCATTCCTGTGGTCCTGAACAATTACCAGAAC ATGCAGTACTACGGAGTCCTGACTATCGGCACTCCTCCTCAAACGTTCAAGCTCTTCATGGACACGGGATCCAGCAACTTCTGGGTGCCGTCGGCAAAATGCGATGACAGCATGGCCTGCC GTGACCACGCAAAGTACGACAGCACCAAGTCCAGCACGTACACCAAAAACGGACGGTCCATCCGGATTCGCTACAGTGGTGGCATCGTTCGGGGTTTTACTAGCATTGACAACGTGGGCATCGGGCCGGCCACTGTTCAGCAGTACAAGTTCGCCGAGATGGATCACTCGGACGGCAAGCTGTTCAAGAACGCCAAGTACGACGGCATCTTCGGCTTGGCCTTCCCGAGCATCTCACAAAACAACCAGCTGCCACTGTTCGACGCAATGGTGAAACAGGGCGTTGTTCGACAAGCCGTGTTCTCGCTTCACCTGAGCAAGCAGCCCAGCGAGCAAAATGGCGGAGAAATCTATTTCGGAGGCATCAACACAAGACGCTACACGGGCGACGTACATTATGTTGCCGTCAACAAGGCCGGTCACTGGCAGATCACCATGGACAA CATGGACGTCAAAGGCACGAAGCTCTGCATTGGCGGCTGCAATGCCGTCGTCGATTCCGGGACATCATTCGTCAGCGGGCCCCCAAAAGACGTGGAAACTCTTCACAAAGTTATCGGTGCCAAGCGCACGGGTCCTGGATAT TATGAGGTAGACTGCAACGAGATTTCAAAGCTGCCACCAATCACCTTCAATCTGAATGGGAAGGCCTTTCCGCTCAAAGGAGAAGACTACACTATCAAG ATCCCAGTGCAAGGCGGCGTGCAATGCTTCACCAGAATCTCAGAGGAGGAAAGATCAGAACTCTGGATCCTCGGTGCCTTATTCACGCAGAGTTACTACACCGTGTTCGACAGGAGCCAAAATCGCGTCGGTTTTGCCACTGCGGTCTAG
- the LOC119176766 gene encoding lysosomal aspartic protease — MELQTTVLLVFTLIVGSSAEFALQLGWHDPNVTEIRGRALGDPIPIILTNYNNMQFYGIITIGTPPQSFKLLMDTGSSNFWVPSINCDQSMACRDHAKYDSSKSSTFTKSGRYIRIRYSGGVVRGITSIDNVGVGPATVTQYKFAEMDHSDGKLFRNAKYDGIFGLAFLSISQNNQLPLFDAMVKQGVVRQAVFSLYLSKQPSEQNGGEIYFGGINAQRHTGAIHYVPVSQAAHWQVVMDNIDVKGTKLCVGGCPTVVDSGTSFLSGPSADVETLNRVIGATKTAAGYFEVNCATIASLPPITFNLNGKSFPLQGEAYTIRIPLTTGGEQCFTRISESDASGTNLWILGAVFTQTYYTVFDKVQNRVGFATAV; from the exons TCTCCAACTGGGATGGCACGACCCAAATGTGACCGAAATTCGTGGACGGGCTCTTGGTGATCCCATCCCGATAATACTCACCAATTACAACAAT ATGCAGTTTTACGGAATCATTACAATTGGCACCCCACCACAATCCTTCAAGCTTCTAATGGACACCGGCTCCAGTAACTTCTGGGTGCCGTCGATTAATTGCGATCAGAGTATGGCCTGCC GTGACCATGCCAAGTACGACAGCAGCAAGTCCAGTACGTTCACCAAAAGCGGACGCTACATCCGGATTCGCTACAGCGGCGGCGTTGTGCGAGGTATCACCAGCATCGACAACGTGGGAGTCGGACCAGCTACCGTGACGCAGTACAAGTTCGCTGAGATGGACCACTCGGATGGCAAGCTTTTCAGGAACGCCAAGTACGACGGCATCTTCGGCCTCGCCTTCCTGAGTATCTCGCAAAACAACCAGCTGCCGCTGTTCGACGCAATGGTGAAACAGGGCGTTGTTCGACAGGCCGTCTTCTCGCTTTACCTGAGCAAGCAGCCCAGTGAGCAAAACGGCGGAGAGATCTACTTTGGAGGCATCAACGCGCAACGCCACACGGGTGCCATTCACTACGTGCCCGTCAGCCAGGCCGCTCACTGGCAGGTCGTCATGGACAA CATCGACGTCAAAGGTACAAAGCTCTGCGTCGGTGGATGCCCTACAGTGGTCGATTCTGGAACGTCGTTCCTCAGTGGACCCAGCGCTGATGTGGAAACTCTCAACAGGGTCATCGGTGCCACGAAAACAGCGGCTGGATAC TTTGAAGTAAACTGCGCCACCATTGCCAGCTTGCCACCAATCACCTTCAATTTGAACGGCAAGTCCTTCCCGCTCCAAGGAGAAGCCTACACGATCAGG ATTCCGCTCACAACTGGCGGTGAGCAGTGCTTCACTCGCATCTCGGAGTCGGACGCATCTGGTACAAACCTCTGGATTTTGGGCGCCGTCTTCACGCAGACGTACTACACAGTGTTCGATAAGGTCCAGAACCGAGTTGGATTTGCCACAGCGGTCTAG